A DNA window from Macadamia integrifolia cultivar HAES 741 chromosome 4, SCU_Mint_v3, whole genome shotgun sequence contains the following coding sequences:
- the LOC122076751 gene encoding immediate early response 3-interacting protein 1-like encodes MGLWTLVEGLLLRANALAILNEERFLALRGWGFSEVSGVRTKSLKGQLIGLIYATQYLRLPLIPLNIIFIIVKLVSG; translated from the coding sequence ATGGGCTTGTGGACATTGGTGGAAGGCCTTCTACTTCGTGCAAATGCATTGGCAATACTGAATGAGGAACGGTTTCTTGCTCTCAGAGGATGGGGCTTCTCAGAAGTCTCAGGAGTCAGGACAAAGTCGCTCAAGGGGCAGCTTATAGGGCTAATATATGCAACCCAGTACTTGAGACTTCCCCTCATACCTCTCAATATTATCTTTATCATTGTAAAACTGGTGTCTGGTTGA
- the LOC122076752 gene encoding pentatricopeptide repeat-containing protein At4g20740, whose product MPPEIRPLATNTSKKFYFFYGHRKPSQNRPTVRGGIFSNRKTSNPNSFNQSKTQSNPSSTSFDLQKWDPNSPGSLSTPPTKTPSEKFFSIAQTLSPIARYICDSFHRNKHWGPSVITDLSKLRRVTPQLVAEVLKVQSDPRISSKFFHWAGKQKGYQHNFASYNAFAYCLNRTNQFRAADQLPELMNMQGKQPSEKQFEILIRMHSDAGRGLRVYYVYEKMKKFGVKPRVFLYNRIMDALVKTDHLDLALSVYEDFKEDGLVEENVTYMILIKGLCKAGRADEVFELLGRMKGNLCKPDVFAYTAMIRVLVSEGNLDGCLRVWEEMCGDGVEPDVMAYTTLITGLCKGNEADKGYELFKEMREKGYLIDRAVYGSLIEAFVANRRVGLACDLLKDLMDSGYRADLSIYNSLIKGLCNVNQVDKAYKLFQITAQEGLSPDFVTINPILVALAEQTRMNDFCQLLEQMLNLGSPVIHDLPKFFSFLVEKGDRELTALQVFKDLKEKGYSSVAIYNILIGALHSRGDIKEALSLFNEMKNSDVRPDSSTYSTIIPCFVEIGDLKEASVCYNKMNEISGVPTMVAYISLVKGLCKIGEIDAALLLVRDCLASVTSGPMEFKYTLTILHACKSGNADKVIEVLNEMMQQGFPPDDIIYSAVIYGMCKRGTLEEGRKVFVHMKERGLLRESDMIVYDELLIDHMKKKTASLVLSGLKFFGLESKLKSRGSTLLLS is encoded by the coding sequence ATGCCACCTGAGATCCGCCCTCTCGCCACCAACACCAGCAAAAAATTCTACTTCTTCTATGGCCACCGCAAACCATCTCAGAATCGACCAACTGTCCGTGGTGGAATCTTCTCCAATCGcaaaacctcaaaccctaataGTTTTAACCAGTCTAAAACCCAATCAAACCCTTCTTCTACCTCATTCGACCTACAGAAATGGGACCCCAATTCTCCTGGATCCCTATCAACCCCACCAACAAAAACCCCATCTGAGAAATTCTTCTCAATTGCTCAGACCCTCTCTCCAATTGCTAGATATATCTGTGATTCCTTCCATAGAAACAAACATTGGGGACCGTCTGTCATCACTGATCTCAGTAAGCTTCGGAGAGTCACTCCTCAGCTCGTTGCTGAAGTTCTAAAGGTCCAATCTGATCCAAGGATCTCCTCAAAGTTTTTCCACTGGGCAGGTAAGCAGAAGGGTTACCAACATAATTTTGCTTCATACAATGCATTTGCTTATTGCTTGAATCGAACAAACCAATTTCGGGCAGCTGATCAATTGCCCGAGCTCATGAACATGCAAGGAAAGCAACCTAGTGAGAaacaatttgaaattttgattagGATGCACTCTGACGCCGGCCGTGGTCTTCGGGTTTACTATGTttatgaaaaaatgaagaaatttggAGTCAAACCTAGAGTATTCCTTTACAACAGGATCATGGATGCACTTGTAAAAACGGACCATTTGGATTTGGCATTGTCTGTTTATGAGGATTTTAAAGAGGATGGGTTAGTGGAAGAGAATGTCACTTATATGATCCTGATTAAAGGGTTGTGTAAAGCAGGGAGGGCTGATGAGGTTTTTGAGCTTTTGGGTCGGATGAAGGGGAATTTGTGCAAGCCAGATGTGTTTGCTTACACGGCAATGATCCGGGTTTTGGTTTCAGAGGGAAATCTTGACGGATGTTTAAGGGTTTGGGAGGAAATGTGTGGGGATGGGGTTGAACCCGATGTTATGGCTTACACCACTTTGATCACAGGTTTGTGCAAGGGGAATGAGGCTGATAAAGGTTATGAGCTTTTTAAGGAGATGAGAGAGAAGGGTTATTTGATAGACAGGGCTGTCTATGGTTCATTGATTGAAGCATTTGTGGCAAATAGGAGGGTTGGTTTGGCATGTGACTTGCTGAAAGATTTAATGGACTCTGGCTATCGGGCTGATCTTTCAATATACAATTCTTTGATAAAAGGTTTATGTAATGTGAACCAGGTTGACAAGGCTTACAAGCTTTTCCAAATCACAGCTCAGGAGGGTCTTAGTCCTGACTTTGTTACTATAAATCCCATCTTGGTGGCTTTGGCAGAGCAAACCAGAATGAATGACTTCTGTCAATTGCTCGAGCAGATGCTGAACTTGGGATCTCCAGTCATTCATGATCTTCCCAAGTTCTTCTCATTCTTGGTTGAAAAGGGGGACAGAGAACTGACAGCTTTACAAGTGTTTAAAGACTTGAAAGAAAAAGGATATTCCAGTGTTGCAATTTACAATATCCTTATTGGGGCTCTTCACAGCAGAGGGGACATCAAAGAAGCATTATCACTCTTCAATGAGATGAAAAATTCAGATGTTAGACCTGACTCATCTACATATAGCACCATAATTCCATGCTTCGTAGAAATTGGAGATCTCAAGGAGGCAAGCGTATGCTATAATAAGATGAACGAAATATCTGGTGTTCCCACTATGGTTGCCTACATATCTCTTGTCAAAGGGCTCTGCAAAATTGGAGAGATTGATGCAGCACTTTTGTTAGTCCGTGACTGCTTAGCAAGTGTAACGAGTGGGCCCATGGAGTTCAAATACACTCTTACCATTCTCCATGCTTGTAAGTCAGGTAATGCTGATAAGGTGATAGAAGTACTGAATGAAATGATGCAACAGGGATTTCCACCAGATGATATCATATATTCTGCTGTTATCTATGGTATGTGCAAGCGGGGCACTttagaggaaggaagaaaggtATTTGTACATATGAAAGAGCGTGGCCTTCTAAGAGAATCAGATATGATCGTATATGATGAGTTACTTATTGACCACATGAAAAAAAAGACAGCAAGTTTGGTTCTGTCAgggttgaaattttttggtttgGAATCAAAGTTGAAATCAAGGGGTAGTACACTCTTACTGAGTTGA
- the LOC122075206 gene encoding MADS-box transcription factor 25-like, producing the protein MGKRKIPIEKIDDKKKVNVTFSKRRKGLFGKALNTSGLCNAKIAMVVFSPAGNPYTFVTPTSSVDDVIDQYLNNMPFKEITEVEWEGKKDREQLNQCSCEGKKVGFWWDLVDVDKYRSLEELQILRSSLESLRESVCQKLDNAHAEQLLGVEDENRDVAASDFLTGLSSCPLYSTDESKDDAASDFVTDLSSCLLSSADEDAGTVFSTVDDESCVDWIVSDDSEGLFDHIFYDNSDSATISDFISDKATYPMSGADEDDWIVADNNEAFFDHLFDDNSAGASTSDFISGKTAYPMSGADEDDCIVADDSADFFDHLFDDNSAGAIISDFISDKATYPMSGVDGDAIKGLSTNNDKRYSNVTVLDNSSYFFKQILSFWS; encoded by the coding sequence ATGGGTAAGAGGAAAATTCCAATTGAAAAGATTGATGACAAGAAAAAGGTGAATGTGACCTTTTCAAAGAGGCGTAAGGGTCTCTTTGGCAAAGCTTTGAACACCAGTGGCCTTTGCAATGCCAAGATTGCCATGGTTGTCTTCTCCCCTGCAGGAAACCCTTACACTTTCGTCACCCCGACCTCCTCTGTTGATGATGTTATTGATCAATACCTCAATAACATgcccttcaaagaaatcacagaGGTTgaatgggaaggaaaaaaggacAGGGAACAGTTGAATCAATGTTCTTGTGAGGGAAAGAAGGTGGGTTTCTGGTGGGATTTGGTTGATGTTGATAAATACAGATCTTTGGAGGAGTTGCAGATTTTGAGAAGCTCTTTGGAGAGTCTAAGGGAAAGTGTATGCCAGAAGTTGGATAATGCTCATGCTGAACAGTTGCTAGGGGTTGAGGATGAGAACAGGGATGTTGCAGCCTCTGATTTTCTTACTGGCTTGTCATCTTGTCCTTTGTATTCTACTGATGAAAGCAAGGATGATGCAGCCTCTGATTTTGTTACTGACCTATCATCTTGTCTTTTGTCTTCTGCTGATGAGGATGCTGGTACTGTTTTTTCCACTGTTGATGATGAAAGCTGTGTTGACTGGATAGTTTCAGATGACAGTGAAGGTCTCtttgatcatattttttatgataataGTGATAGTGCCACAATTTCTGACTTCATCAGTGATAAAGCTACTTATCCTATGTCTGGTGCTGATGAAGATGATTGGATAGTTGCAGATAACAATGAAGCTTTCTTTGATCATCTTTTTGATGATAATAGTGCTGGTGCCTCAACTTCTGACTTCATCAGTGGTAAAACTGCTTATCCTATGTCTGGTGCTGATGAAGATGATTGTATAGTTGCAGATGACAGTGCAGATTTCTTTGATCATCTTTTTGATGATAATAGTGCTGGTGCCATTATTTCTGACTTCATCAGTGACAAAGCTACTTATCCTATGTCTGGTGTTGATGGAGATGCTATCAAGGGTCTTTCCACCAATAATGATAAACGCTACAGCAATGTGACAGTTCTAGACAACAGTTCATATTTCTTTAAGCAGATTTTGTCGTTTTGGTCCTAG
- the LOC122076242 gene encoding secreted RxLR effector protein 161-like, with amino-acid sequence MTLSKGGPQEGQEKLNVPYAQAVGSFLYAMLCIRPDLAFPVGLVNRYQSNPGSAPWEAVKRIMIYIKGTKHLKLCFQAEKLEVIGYSDDDFGGDRDDSKSTSGYVFIYGGAIVSWRSKKQGCVARHPLEAEYVACNMVLMQSR; translated from the coding sequence ATGACCTTATCAAAAGGTGGTCCTCAAGAAGGACAGGAAAAGTTGAATGTACCTTATGCTCAGGCAGTAGGTAGTTTTCTGTACGCGATGTTGTGTATACGACCGGATTTGGCTTTTCCAGTTGGTTTGGTAAATAGATACCAAAGTAATCCTGGATCTGCCCCTTGGGAAGCTGTGAAAAGGATTATGATATATATTAAAGGAACTAAACACTTGAAATTGTGTTTTCAAGCGGAAAAGCTTGAGGTTATTGGATACTCTGATGATGACTTCGGAGGTGATAGAGATGACTCTAAGTCCACCTCTGGTTATGTGTTTATATATGGAGGTGCAATAGTTTCTTGGCGTAGCAAGAAACAAGGGTGTGTTGCTAGGCACCCACTGGAAGCTGAGTATGTTGCTTGTAATATGGTACTCATGCAGTCTAGATAA